From Pseudomonas hormoni:
GGTCAGCTGCGGCATCGATGTGTTGCAGCCGATTGTCGACGGTCTGCCGTTGGCGAAGATCTTCCCGCTGGGGTTCCAGGTCGACGGTTTCTGCTCCACGCCGTACCCGCCGATCCTCGGTCTGTCGCTGGCACAGTGGGCGTTGATCGCGTTTGTCCTGGTGGTGGTGCTGGTGCCGCTGCTCACTTCGCATAACCGCAAGAAGCTGCGCTGAGGTCATTCGCCCCATCGCCGCGTGACACAAAAAAACGCCCCGGTCCTCGTTGAGAGGGCCGGGGCGTTTTGCATTTCAGAGGCCGGGTAAAAAGATCGTGATGTGCGGCAACGAGGGGTGCGACACATGTGCGACATGTTGTCACAGCACGAGTGTCGCAAGGCATTTCTGCGTGCCGGATTGGTACAGGTCTGCGCAATGAAATTGGTCTTTTGCCGCGTCTGCCGATTTCCATCCCCGTAACCCGGAACAGGCAGTTTTAACAGGCCCTGGCGAATTGCCAGAGCCCTTGTCACATGGGGGCTTGGGCAGGGTCGAAGGGGATGGCAGAGCCTTCGATACTGTCTGAACTGGGTGTGGTAGACCTACTATTTTTGGTGTTTTTGTTGAGAATCAATTTCGATAACATGGCGCACTTTTGCAAAAAGCGTCAAGGATTGTTGCTGGAATGGATAAAAATTATTTCGGGATGAGACATGGTTTATGAATCGTTACATATCTACAATCGCCCGCACTGAATTCCCGGCACTGCTCACCCTGACTCAGGTGCATGAGCAGCAATAGGACGTCGAGAGGCCGAGTGGCTTCATGCGACGCCTCTGGTGTCGGTGCCTTCCAACTATCCGCACCAAATGGAATTGGTCTGTAACAAGGCCTTTGACCACGAATTCGAATAAGAACTCACCGCTGGCCCAGGATTTGTCGAGCAGCATCTGACGCGCGACGGGCAGCCCTTATTCAATCCAAGAAAATGCCAACCCTTGGCAGGGTGAAGTGTTGGCGATCAAAACCCAACTGCATTGCGCAAGCTGCTTTAGAGGTCGTGAGATGAGTAAAAACAGGTACCCCAGACTACTAGGCTTATTGCCGCTGATCGGCACGTTGTTGCTGTCAGGCTGCAACATGACCTTGCTCGATCCCAAGGGCCAGGTTGGCCTGGACGAGCGAAACCTGATCATCACCGCAACGCTGCTGATGCTGTTGGTCGTGATTCCGGTCATTATCATGACCTTCCTGTTCGCCTGGAAATACCGCGCGTCCAACACTGACGCCGTCTACACGCCGAAGTGGTCGCACTCCACCAAGATCGAAATCGCGGTGTGGGCTGTTCCAGTGCTGATCATCATCGCCCTGGGTTACGTCACCTACAAATCCACCCACGCCCTGGACCCATACAAGCCGCTGGAATCGGACGTCAAGCCGATCACCATCGAAGTGGTCGCGCTGGACTGGAAGTGGCTGTTCATCTACCCGGAACAAGGCATTGCCACGGTCAACAAGATCGTGTTCCCGGCGCACACCCCGATCAACTTCAAGATCACTTCCGATGCCGTGATGAACTCGTTCTTCATCCCTGCGCTGGGCGGCCAGATCTACGCAATGGCGGGCATGCAGACCAAATTGCACCTGATCGCCAACCAGAACGCTGAAATGGACGGTATCTCCGCCAACTACAGCGGCGCTGGTTTTACTGGCATGAAATTCAAAGCGACCGCAACGACCCAGGAAGAATTCGACGCCTGGGTAAGTGAAGTCAAAAAGGCACCTAAAAAGCTTGAACAGGCTGAATACGCAGCGCTTGCCAAGCAGAGCCAGAACAACCCGGTCGAGCTCTACTCCTCGGTTACGCCGAACCTGTTCCAGATCATCGTCGACAAGTACGAAGGTATGAAACCGGGCAAGCCGGTGCACCACGAGAAGAAAGAGAAAGAAGTGGCCGCTACGGACATGAACTCGCATTCAGCTGCCGGGGCAGAGGAGTAAACGATGTTTGGTAAATTGAGTTGGGAAGCGGTCCCGTTCCACGAACCGATCGTGATGATTACCATCGCCATGATCGCGCTCGGTGGTGTGGCACTGTTCGCTGCAATCACGTATTTCAAGAAGTGGACCTACCTGTGGTCCGAGTGGCTGACTTCGGTCGACCACAAGAAAATCGGCGTGATGTACATCATCGTCGCCATGGTCATGCTGCTGCGCGGTTTTGCCGACGCCATCATGATGCGTACCCAGTTGGCCATGGCCACCGAGGGTTCGCCTGGCTACCTGCCACCTGAACACTATGACCAGATCTTCACCGCTCACGGTGTGATCATGATCATCTTCATGGCGATGCCATTCTTCACCGGCCTGATGAACCTTGCAGTGCCGCTGCAGATCGGCGCGCGTGACGTTGCCTACCCGTTCCTGAACTCCCTGAGCTTCTGGCTGCTGGTCTCCGGCGTAGTGCTGATCAACCTGTCCCTGGGCGTCGGCGAATTCGCCAAGACCGGTTGGGTTGCCTATCCGCCGCTGTCGGGTCTGCAATACAGCCCGGGCGTGGGGATGGATTACTACATCTGGGCGCTACAGCTATCCGGGTTGGGTACGACGCTGACGGGGGTCAACTTCCTGGCCACCGTGCTGAAAATGCGTACCCCTGGCATGAAGCTGATGGACATGCCGATCTTCACCTGGACCTGCACCTGGGCCAACGTCCTGATCGTGGCTTCGTTCCCGATCCTGACCGCTACCCTGGCACTGCTGACGCTTGACCGTTACATGGATTTCCACATTTTCACCAATGAACTTGGTGGCAATCCAATGATGTACGTCAACCTGTTCTGGGCCTGGGGTCACCCCGAGGTTTACATCCTGATTCTGCCGGCGTTCGGTATCTTCTCCGAAGTCATCTCGACCTTCACCGGCAAGCGTCTGTTCGGCCACCACTCGATGGTCTACGCATCGGGCGCGATCTCGATCCTGGGCTTCATGGTCTGGCTGCACCACTTCTTCACCATGGGTTCGGGTGCCAGCGTCAACGCCTTCTTCGGTCTGGCGACGATGCTGATTTCGATCCCGACGGGTGTGAAGCTATTCAACTGGCTGTTCACCATTTACCAAGGGCGTCTGCGTTTCACCAGCCAGGTTCTGTGGACCCTGGGCTTCATGGTGACCTTCGCCATCGGCGGCATGACCGGCGTACTGCTGGCCATCCCGGGTGCGGACTTCGTCCTGCACAACAGCCTGTTCGTGATCGCTCACTTCCACAACGTGATCATCGGCGGCGCGGTATTCGGCTACATCGCCGGCTTCGGCTTCTACTTCCCTAAAGCGTTCGGCTTCAAGCTGCACGAAGGTTGGGGCAAGGCAGCGTTCTGGTTCTGGATCTCGGGCTTCTTCGTCGCGTTCATGCCGCTCTATGCACTGGGCTTCATGGGCATGACCCGTCGTCTGAACGCCACCACCAACCCTGAGTGGGTGCCGTACCTGTACGTCGCCATGTTCGGTGCGGTAATGATCGCTGTGGGCATCGCCTGCCAGCTGATCCAGCTGTACGTCAGCGTGCGTGACCGCAACAAGCCAGAAAACATGTGCGAACACGGCGACCCGTGGAATGCCCATACGCTGGAATGGTCGACCTCGTCGCCACCACCGTTCTACAACTTCGCCGTGCTGCCAAAAGCAGACACCATCGATCCGTTCACCGAAGCCAAGGAAAACGGTACCGCGTACCAGGCTCCTGCTCGTTACGAGCCGATCCACATGCCAAACAACACCGCGACCGGCCTGGTCATGGGTGCTCTGTTGACCGTGTTCGGTTTCGCGATGATCTGGCACATCTGGTGGCTGGCCATCGTTGGCCTGGTCGGCACTGTGGGCTACTTCGTGATCCACGCTGCCCGCGATGATCAAGGCTACATGGTGCCGGTCGAGACAATCGAGCGCATCGAAGCCGAGCAGCACAAGCGTCTGGTAGCGGCCGGGAAAGTCCCAGCCACCGCCACCCGTGTTGAAACCTCGTTGGAACAGGCTTAAACCATGTCGAACTTAGTGACCAATGCTGGACACACCCATGTCGATGGACATGGGCACGATGACCATCACCACGACTCGGGCGAGATGACCGTATTCGGTTTCTGGCTCTACCTGATGACCGACTGCATTCTGTTTGCGTCGATCTTCGCGGCCTACGCGGTACTGGTTAACAACGTAGCGGGTGGCCCGTCGGGCCACGACATCTTCGAGCTGCCATACGTACTGGGCGAAACCGCTCTGCTGCTGTTCAGCTCGATCACCTACGGCTTCGCCATGCTGGCGTTGTTCAAGGGCAAGAAGAACCAGGTCCTGGGCTGGCTGGCCATGACCTTCCTGTTCGGTGCCGGCTTCATCGGCATGGAGATCAACGAGTTCCACATGCTGATCTCCGAGGGCTTCGGTCCTAGCCGCAGCGGCTTCCTGTCCGGGTTCTTCACCCTGGTCGGCACCCACGGTCTGCACGTGACCAGCGGTCTGATCTGGATGGCGATCATGATGTACCAGGTGCAGAAAAACGGCCTGACGGCGACCAACAAGACCCGTCTGAGCTGCCTGAGCCTGTTCTGGCACTTCCTGGACGTGGTGTGGATCTGCGTATTCACCGTTGTTTATCTGATGGGGACTATGTAAATGGCTAACGCTCATTCCCACGATAGCCACGACGCCGGCCACGGCAGCGTCAAGTCTTACGCTATCGGCTTTATCCTGTCGGTGATCCTGACCGTCATTCCTTTCGGCCTGGTGATGTACCCGTCGCTGCCGAAATCGCTCACCCTGTGGATCGTCCTGGCGTTTGCGGTGATCCAGGTGCTGGTGCACCTGGTGTACTTCCTGCACCTGGACCGTTCCGCCGCGCAGCGCAACAACGTGATTGCATTTGTGTTCGCCGCGATCGTGATTGTCCTGCTGGTTGGCCTGTCGCTGTGGATCATGTTCAGCATCCACACCAACATGATGGCGAAGTGAGGTAAATCCGGATGTCCTTGAAGCACTTTATCCAAATCACCAAACCGGGGATCATTTTCGGTAACGTGCTTTCAGTGGCAGGCGGATTTTTCCTGGCCTCGAAAGGGCATGTCGATCTGGCCATTTTCCTGGCCGCCATGATCGGCACGTCCCTGGTGGTGGCTTCCGGTTGCGTGTTCAACAACTGCATCGACCGCGACATCGACCTGAAGATGGAACGCACCAAGAACCGGGTGCTGGTCCAGGGCTTGATCTCCCTGAAACTGGCCCTGGTCTTTGCGACCGTCCTGGGTGTTGCCGGCGTTGCGTTGCTGTACAAGGTGGCCAACCCGTTGGCCGCGCTGTTCGCAGTGATCGGTTTCGTCATCTACGTCGGTTTCTACAGCCTGTACCTCAAGCGCAAGTCGGTTCACGGCACGCTGGTGGGCAGTCTGTCGGGGGCGATGCCGCCGGTGATCGGTTATGTGGCTGTGACCAACAGCTTCGACATGGCCGCACTGACGCTGCTGGTGATGTTCAGCCTGTGGCAGATGCCGCATTCCTACGCCATCGCGATCTTCCGCTTCAACGATTACCTGGCCGCATCGATTCCGGTGCTGCCGGTGAAGCGCGGGATTCAAGTGGCCAAGAAGCACATCCTGATCTACATCCTGGCCTTCCTCGTGGCGACCTTGATGCTGACCTTCAGCGGCTACGCCGGCATGAGCTACCTCGCCGTCGCCGCGGCCATGGGCATGTACTGGCTGTACATGGCCTGGACCGGCTACAAGGCGGTGGATGACACGGTCTGGGCACGCAAGCTGTTCGTGTTCTCGATCTTCACCATTACCGCGTTGAGCGTGATGATGTCCCTGGACTTCAAAGTGCCGACCGAGCTGTTGCTGACGTACGCGCCTTAAGCGTCGGATGCTGTAACGAAAAACCCCGCCTTCGAGAGAAGTGCGGGGTTTTTTATTGGGTGTGCCCTGGTGGACCGTGTCGCCCCATTCGCGAGCGGGCTCGCTCCCACAATTGAATCTGCGTGGCCGCAGTTTTGTGTTCGCCGCCAAACCCCTGTGGGAGCGAGCCCGCTCGCGATGGCGGCCTGACAGACGAAGACTATCAATCAGTAAAACTGCAGAAACTTCCCACTAAGCTTTCAGGTTGTCGGTCGGAAGTCGCCTCTCTAACTTCGGGACGTGCGCAATTCAGCGGCAGAAATACTCGCGCGCCGCGCCACGCTCCAAGAGTATTAGAGGACCGACAATGGCAGAGCAGGACGCAATTACCCCGAGCGTTAATACGAGCAAAGCAATGGGCCAAGCTTTGATTTCGATGTTCAAATCCCTCGAAGCGGAACTGGTACTCGAGAGCGCAGAACCCGGGGCAGTCAAAATTATCGTGTTTGGTGGTTGTGCGGTTCACCTGTATACAAATCATCGTTTTTCGACAGACGTCGACGCGGAGATTTACGAGGCAAATGTGCCTGAAGCGCTTCACCTTCAAACCATGCTTGCGCAGATACCCGAGCAATTTGTAGATGAGCAGTCAGGTCGGCTAATGGAGCTGAACTATGACCTCCAATACAACACCAGCTTCGGCCCCATTCACGAGGATTATTGGGATCGCAGCATTCCGCTCGCGGAGTTTCCGATTGAATCCCCTCTGTACGTGCACATTGCCGCACCGATCGATATTGCGATTTCAAAATTGGGCAGAGCGACCGAGCAGGACATTAGCGATGTCATGGCGCTTCTGCGGAGCGGCTTCATACTGAGTGCCGATTTCCATCGGCTGGCATTGCAGGCAATTGATGTATATGTTGGGAACAAAGAGCCTCCAACTTCGGTTCTAACTCAAATTCTGGAAGATTACCTGGAGAGTACGGATGAAGAGTCCCGTTGATGGCCACGTCCTCTCATCGGCCTTGGACACACTGGTCAAGAATCCATTAAATCAAGCAGATGACGCTGCGCTGGTGAACGCCGCCAAAGCGGTCTGGTATTCCAGTTCGAATCTTGAGAGTGAAGTTACGGCCTTTCTGAATTGCCATACTGACGAGGTAGAGCTTCGACGCGCTGGCTACTTGCTTGAGCGGTTCACTCGTTTTGCGTGCGTATCCGATAGCCGCGTTTCGGAAGCCCTCAGTGCTCTTCAGCTTTTTGCTCATTCAACATGCAGGCAAGCGGTTATACCGCTGGCTGTCGCACCGCTGCGTCGACGCCGTGATGAACTTGCAGTCTCGTGGGGGTTGAGTGAGGGCCTTGGATTGAAGGCTCAAACGCTTATGCCTTTTCAGACGCGACATTATGAAGCTGAGCAGCGTGCAACTGACTCATGAACGCGCGCGACCTGTTTGCAGAACTGATGCAGGGAGTCGAGGAGATGTCGGCTCAACGCGAAGGCAAGACCAAGTTGCGCAATACGTCAATTCAGGACATCCCTGATTCTGATATAGCGGCGCAAGACATGGCGGGTACTGAGGTCGAGCACGACACTTAAGAAAAAATCGAGACGATCTGGAAATCTTAAGATTTTATTGGTCCGCTCAAGAAAAAATGGTTGATCTGATTAAAACTGAGGAATTTCGCGATGAGGGCCCCGTGTATTAAGAATTGCACGGGGCTTTTTCATTTACGTCCCGTTGTTGCACGGTGCATCGAGCACCTTCGCCACGTCATCGATGATTGCCTTGCTCATATCCTGCAGAAAATGCGACGCCCAGGCATGCCGGTCGCTATCGCGAATCATGGCGGCGTCGGATGCAAGTAGTTTGGCGATATGGAGCAGGTCGGAAGCGTGGTGTAGCGCCTGGATTATCGGGACGCCACGGTTGATGCGGAATAGCGGTTGGTTGGCGTGGTAGGAGAAGGGGGTGAGGCCGATGGTTTCCAGGTCTTGTGGGTTGGTCATTGGGCACCTCCTGTGGTTGGGAGGTGACGGGGGAAAGGTGGCACAGATGCATAAATTTTGAACGGATTGTTGGCGTGCATAAAGGAGAACTCCGATTGGTGCTTACATCGTGTTCGAGTTATCAGGCCCGGTCGCTGAATTGGCAGCGACGCGTCGAAGTTAGCGTGCGGGAGGCGAGGATCACAATCGTAGCGATCTGGTGGCGGCAGATGTCATGCGGCCAGCAACTGCTGTGTCGGACACGATCCCTGTGGCGAGGGAGCTTGCTCCCGCCGGCCGGTCCGCGCTCGGGCGCAGCAGTCGCTAAGGCCTGTAAATGCGGTGTATCAGAAGAAATGCAGGGGAGCGCTTCGCACTCCAGCGGGAGCAAGCTCCCTCGCCACAGGGGGAGTGACGCGGTTACTTTTTGTAATCGTCGAGCAGGCGGAAGAACCGCTCCCGCACCTGAACGTTGTCGCTGTGCGCCACGTTGAAACGCAGAAAGTGACTGGCGTCCGGCGCTTTACTGAGCAGGGTGCCAGGCGCCAGCACCAGGTCGATGTCCAGACCCTTCCGAGCGAGCGTTTCGGCATGATGCCCTTCGGGCAGTCGCGTCCAGGTAAACAGCCCTTCATGCGGCAGCGATGAAACGGAACAACCCGCCTCCACCAGCCAACTCGATACCCGACTGCTCGACTCGTAAAGCCGATCCACCGTGCGCCGGGTGTGTTTGGCGTAGCTGCCATCACTGAGCATCGTGCAGATAATTTGCTCCGCCAGCTCCGACGTCATGCCACCGCAGGCCATTTTCAGGGTGACCATCCGTGCCGCCAGTTGCGGCGAAAGCACGGCATAACTGACCCGACTGTTCGCCGTCAGGGTTTTGGAGAAACCGGACACGTAACTGACATTGTCCAGCCCGCCCGCTGCCAGGCGCGGCGTGGTTCGTTGCTGCATGTCGCAATACAAATCGTCTTCGAGGATGTGAAAACCATAACGGTGGCTCAACTCCAGCAAGCGATAGACCTGCGCCGGGGAGAACGAGTGCCCGGTCGGGTTGTGCAGGGTGTTGTTGGTCATGTAGAGCACGGGCCGATGGACAATCAGCAATTGCTCGAAGGCGTCCAGGTCCATGCCGTCGACGCCCCGGTGGATGGTGATGACCTTGGCGCCATGCAAGGCCAGATTGGTGTGCATGGTGAAGTAACACGGATCGTCGAGTAGCACCGTGTCGCCGGGTTTGACCAGCAGACGCATCAGCATGTCGATGGCCTGCACGGTATTGGCGGTGGTGATGATCTGGTCCACCGGCACTTCGATGCCCAAGGTCGCCAACTTGACCCGCAACGCTTCGCGCAGTGGCAGATAACCGGCGGCGACGCCGTATTCGCCCATGCGCAGGGAGGTGGCGCGCAGGGTGCCGCGCACGGCTTTCAACAATTCTTCTGCCGGCAGCCACGAGGAAGGCAGGAACCCGGCGCCGGGGCGCAGCGAGCCGTTGTCCTGCAATACCGCGCGGCGGACCACGCTCAGTGTGTCTTGAGGTTGCAGGTCCGGGCCGGCATCGGTCTTGAGCGTGGTGGTGGAACGGTGCACGTAATGCCCCGAACCCTGGCGTGAAACCACCAAACCCTTGGCGCGCAAGCGGTCCAGCGCATCCACCACCGTGGACTTGCCCACGTTCATCAGCTCGGAGAGTTCGCGAATCGGTGGCAGCCGCGAGCCATGAGGCAGCCCGCCCTGGCTGATCGCCACCGACAATTGATCGACGATCTGCTGGACCAGCGGCACTCCCGGCTGGAACTCGATGGCGGCGATCACTGCTCGCTGAACCTGCATTTTACTGGTCTCTCCGGCAGTAAAGTTCGTTTGATTCTATACGAACTTGCTCTGATGAAAACAAGCGACTCTCTCTACCATCACCTTACAGACTTTCCTGATTGTTCGCGCTGGAAGCCTGAACAGTCGCTGGTTCCAGAGGTGTTGCATGAGTGTTCAAACAACGGTCGCCGTCGCCAAACCGGTGATCAACATCCGCCTGTTCACGATCCGGATCATCACCGCCGTGTCGCTGTTTGCCGTGCTGGGCAAGGCCAACGTCTGGCTCGACACCGCCACCAACAGCATCCTCGCCCTCGGTTATCGGGCCTTGCTGTTGCTGCTGCCGCTGACATTGCTGGTGCTGGGCCGTCGGTCGCTGAGTGTCACGCTCATGTGTGCCGCCCTCGGGCTGGTGTTGCTGGCGGTCACCAGCAACCAGGGCATGGTGATGTTCGCCGCGGCGTTGTTCGCCTACGGCATTGCCATTGCCGGTTACCTGATCAAGAGCGAAGCCGCCCAGACCAAAGAGGGCGCGGCCTACAACCGCGTCGCCATGAACATGGGCAGTCTGGTGGCGGGGCTGATCCTGCTCTCGCCGCTGCTGACCCCAACCCTGTTTTTCCTCGGCGCCGCAGGTTTCGTCCTGCTGTGCCTGCCCATCGCCATGGGCGCGACCTTTACCACCCAACCGGTGGTTGCAAGCCCGGTCACCCATGACGGCAGTGGCTGGCGCAATAAACTGCCGTGGGTGATCGCCGGCATCATCATGGGCATCAAGTTGTTTGGTGTGTTCTCGATCCTGCCCCAGGCGATCCTGCTCAAGACCGGTGAACTGCCGGCCTGGTATGGCTTGATGCTGATACTCAACAGCGCCGTGGTGGTGTTTGCCCAGGTGCCGGTGATGAAACTGATCGAGCGCACCGGGCGCTTCAAGGTGGTCGCTGTCATCGGGATCATCATCGGCGGCTTCGCCGTGCTCTCGTCGCCGGATGCGTTCCACGTCGAAACCCTCGCCGGCGCGTTGATCTGGGTTGCGCTGCTGTCCATCGCCGAGTGCGCGTTCAGCTATCTCGATTACTTCTCCGTCAAACAAAACAACATGTTCGTCAAGGAAGTGTCCCTGGGTGTCGGCGCCGGGCTGACGGTGCTGATCATGCGGGTCATGCCACCGCCCTATAGCGCCCTGGTACTGGCTGCCATCGGCGCGGGAGGCATCCTCGCCTGGTACTGGCTAAACCGTAGAGCCAACGCGTCGCTGCA
This genomic window contains:
- the cyoA gene encoding ubiquinol oxidase subunit II, with the translated sequence MSKNRYPRLLGLLPLIGTLLLSGCNMTLLDPKGQVGLDERNLIITATLLMLLVVIPVIIMTFLFAWKYRASNTDAVYTPKWSHSTKIEIAVWAVPVLIIIALGYVTYKSTHALDPYKPLESDVKPITIEVVALDWKWLFIYPEQGIATVNKIVFPAHTPINFKITSDAVMNSFFIPALGGQIYAMAGMQTKLHLIANQNAEMDGISANYSGAGFTGMKFKATATTQEEFDAWVSEVKKAPKKLEQAEYAALAKQSQNNPVELYSSVTPNLFQIIVDKYEGMKPGKPVHHEKKEKEVAATDMNSHSAAGAEE
- the cyoD gene encoding cytochrome o ubiquinol oxidase subunit IV, coding for MANAHSHDSHDAGHGSVKSYAIGFILSVILTVIPFGLVMYPSLPKSLTLWIVLAFAVIQVLVHLVYFLHLDRSAAQRNNVIAFVFAAIVIVLLVGLSLWIMFSIHTNMMAK
- a CDS encoding DUF6036 family nucleotidyltransferase — protein: MAEQDAITPSVNTSKAMGQALISMFKSLEAELVLESAEPGAVKIIVFGGCAVHLYTNHRFSTDVDAEIYEANVPEALHLQTMLAQIPEQFVDEQSGRLMELNYDLQYNTSFGPIHEDYWDRSIPLAEFPIESPLYVHIAAPIDIAISKLGRATEQDISDVMALLRSGFILSADFHRLALQAIDVYVGNKEPPTSVLTQILEDYLESTDEESR
- a CDS encoding cytochrome o ubiquinol oxidase subunit III; the protein is MSNLVTNAGHTHVDGHGHDDHHHDSGEMTVFGFWLYLMTDCILFASIFAAYAVLVNNVAGGPSGHDIFELPYVLGETALLLFSSITYGFAMLALFKGKKNQVLGWLAMTFLFGAGFIGMEINEFHMLISEGFGPSRSGFLSGFFTLVGTHGLHVTSGLIWMAIMMYQVQKNGLTATNKTRLSCLSLFWHFLDVVWICVFTVVYLMGTM
- a CDS encoding DUF3077 domain-containing protein, with translation MTNPQDLETIGLTPFSYHANQPLFRINRGVPIIQALHHASDLLHIAKLLASDAAMIRDSDRHAWASHFLQDMSKAIIDDVAKVLDAPCNNGT
- a CDS encoding PLP-dependent aminotransferase family protein — encoded protein: MQVQRAVIAAIEFQPGVPLVQQIVDQLSVAISQGGLPHGSRLPPIRELSELMNVGKSTVVDALDRLRAKGLVVSRQGSGHYVHRSTTTLKTDAGPDLQPQDTLSVVRRAVLQDNGSLRPGAGFLPSSWLPAEELLKAVRGTLRATSLRMGEYGVAAGYLPLREALRVKLATLGIEVPVDQIITTANTVQAIDMLMRLLVKPGDTVLLDDPCYFTMHTNLALHGAKVITIHRGVDGMDLDAFEQLLIVHRPVLYMTNNTLHNPTGHSFSPAQVYRLLELSHRYGFHILEDDLYCDMQQRTTPRLAAGGLDNVSYVSGFSKTLTANSRVSYAVLSPQLAARMVTLKMACGGMTSELAEQIICTMLSDGSYAKHTRRTVDRLYESSSRVSSWLVEAGCSVSSLPHEGLFTWTRLPEGHHAETLARKGLDIDLVLAPGTLLSKAPDASHFLRFNVAHSDNVQVRERFFRLLDDYKK
- the cyoB gene encoding cytochrome o ubiquinol oxidase subunit I, whose protein sequence is MFGKLSWEAVPFHEPIVMITIAMIALGGVALFAAITYFKKWTYLWSEWLTSVDHKKIGVMYIIVAMVMLLRGFADAIMMRTQLAMATEGSPGYLPPEHYDQIFTAHGVIMIIFMAMPFFTGLMNLAVPLQIGARDVAYPFLNSLSFWLLVSGVVLINLSLGVGEFAKTGWVAYPPLSGLQYSPGVGMDYYIWALQLSGLGTTLTGVNFLATVLKMRTPGMKLMDMPIFTWTCTWANVLIVASFPILTATLALLTLDRYMDFHIFTNELGGNPMMYVNLFWAWGHPEVYILILPAFGIFSEVISTFTGKRLFGHHSMVYASGAISILGFMVWLHHFFTMGSGASVNAFFGLATMLISIPTGVKLFNWLFTIYQGRLRFTSQVLWTLGFMVTFAIGGMTGVLLAIPGADFVLHNSLFVIAHFHNVIIGGAVFGYIAGFGFYFPKAFGFKLHEGWGKAAFWFWISGFFVAFMPLYALGFMGMTRRLNATTNPEWVPYLYVAMFGAVMIAVGIACQLIQLYVSVRDRNKPENMCEHGDPWNAHTLEWSTSSPPPFYNFAVLPKADTIDPFTEAKENGTAYQAPARYEPIHMPNNTATGLVMGALLTVFGFAMIWHIWWLAIVGLVGTVGYFVIHAARDDQGYMVPVETIERIEAEQHKRLVAAGKVPATATRVETSLEQA
- the cyoE gene encoding heme o synthase, with product MSLKHFIQITKPGIIFGNVLSVAGGFFLASKGHVDLAIFLAAMIGTSLVVASGCVFNNCIDRDIDLKMERTKNRVLVQGLISLKLALVFATVLGVAGVALLYKVANPLAALFAVIGFVIYVGFYSLYLKRKSVHGTLVGSLSGAMPPVIGYVAVTNSFDMAALTLLVMFSLWQMPHSYAIAIFRFNDYLAASIPVLPVKRGIQVAKKHILIYILAFLVATLMLTFSGYAGMSYLAVAAAMGMYWLYMAWTGYKAVDDTVWARKLFVFSIFTITALSVMMSLDFKVPTELLLTYAP